AACAAATGAAGCGGCAGGTGGTTTGAATGGTTAATAAAATCAAAATGACATTCGGGGGCAAAACAGCATACCTGACCAAATTCCAAAAGTCGGTCCTTGATGCCTGCCGCAAGATTCCAAAGGGAAAAACTGCAACATACGGACAGATAGCAGTAATGGTTGGAAATCCAAATGCCGCAAGGGCCGTTGGAAGCGTGCTTGCACATAATCCGTTTGCACCATCCATTCCCTGCCACAGGGTCATCAGGTCCGATGGTGCTTTGGGTAACTATTCCGCCAGTGGCGGACGGGGAGCAAAAGCAGCACTATTGAAAAAAGAGGGGGCGATATAGACTGCCCATGTGTGCTGGGCTTGTTTTAGTTCACACCCGGTGCCAAAACTTCGTCAAGTGGCGACAAAATCACATTTTGTCGAACGTTGGATTTAAAAAAATTGGTGCAGATTTAGCAGCATGAGACTTAAAAGAAAGTGGATAGCGTACTATTTTTCCCGCAGGGAAAGGTTGATTCACAAGCTTCGTGAAATAAGGTTTTGGTGGAACAACGTATACCATTGGCCAATGCGCATAGAAAACGTATTCTCAAGATACAGGTTTACGAAGCTTGATGTGAACTATAATAGATTGTTTCCCGACGAAGCTGGAAACGGCATGGAACACAGGAACAGAGTGGAGGAGAGAAAGAAAAAAGAGGATATGTTTTTTTCAATTTACTACAGGCTCAACAGGCCGGTTTTGGCAACAGCAACGTCCTTAAGCGCTTTTTTTGATTTTCATAGCCACAGCCCCAAGCAATGCCTTGCTTGACTGGAAAAGCCCCATAATTTGCTTAGGGCATAAAAAGAAGTTTTGCAAGCAAAAGCGTGACTGCCGCATACAGCAGCCGCTCAACCCACTTGTCGCCTTTTTTTATCGCAATTCGGGTGCCGGTATATGCCCCAAGCACGCCTCCCGCGACCATTGGGACCAAAAGCACGAAATCCACCGAGCCACTAAGAATGAAAATTCCAGACGAAAGGGCCGAGGAGGGAATCGTATAGGCAAGGTCGGCAGCGGCAGCCTCAAGCATGCCCATGCCTAGAATAGACGTGAGAAGTATGCGCCCTATAATCCCCCCTCCACCTCCGACAACGCCTTCATAAAATCCAACAAGGAATATGACTAAGGCTATCAGATGGAGTTTTTTGCCTTGGAATTTGCTTAACCTTATACCGCCGACTTTGAGCGCAAGAATGAGTATTAGGACACAGGATACAAAAGTAACGACAGTATAACGAAGCAAGTCGGCAGGCAAATTAAGCACAAAAAACGAGCCGGCTGCCGCCCCGGCCATTTTTACCAAGGCAAGTGAAATGACAAGTTTGACGTCAATATTTACTTTCTTTCGAAGATAGTTGGCAAGGCCTGTTGCGCAGAACACCACAACATAAAGCCTGTTAGTGCCTATGACTGAAAGAATGGGAAACCCCAGAACAGATAAGGCCGGCACTGTGATTAACCCGCCCCCGCCCACCATGACATCTATAAACGCGGCGACAAACGCCACTGCAAAAACAGCAGTGCCAACAAGCAAATCCATAATATGCGCCTTAGCCTTCAACCCATTTTATTGAACAGCCCCTGCTTGGCAAAAACTGAAACTCGGGGTTTTTTCCTGCAAGGACGGCCTCAATAGCTTCCTGCATCTCGTGTGTTGCGGGAATTGCGCCAGGATTCAGAGCATCATCAAACCTGCCGTGGTATGCAAGAATGAATTTTTCATCTTTTGCTGCAAACAGGAACGGGTCGGGGGTGCACACGGCCCCGTAGTCCCTGGCAACTCCCTGCGTTCCATCGAACAGGTAGTCAAAGGCAAAATTGTTTTGACTGGCGACTTTTTTCATATTCTCAAAGCTGTCATCAGGGTAATCTGGATTATTGTTTGGGTTTATCCCAACAAATGCCAGACCGCTGCCCCGGTAATTATTTGCAATGGAATTCATTGTGGCAAATTTTGCCTGGACATACGGGCAGTGGTTGCACATGAAAACAACAAGAAGCGCCACTGCGCCCCGATAGCCATTAGTGGTGTGCTGTTTTCCGTCAACGCCAAGCAAGTCAAAACCTGGCGCAACATCCCCTATTTTTAATTTTTGTTTAGATTCAAGCAGCACAATAGCACGCCCGTTATTCTAACCCCGCCCGCCTACTCTCCAAAAACCTTGACAATGACCCTCTTTTTTCTCCTGCCGTCAAACTCCCCATAAAAAATGTGCTCCCAGGGCCCCAAATCAAGCTTGCCTGAAGTGATTGGGACTAGGACTTGGTGGCCCAAGACTGACCTTTTGAGATGTGCATCTGCGTTTGTTTCACCTGTCAGGTGGTGCTTGTAGTCTGGCTTGGAGGGGGCAATCTCCTCAAGCCATTTCATCAAATCCTCCCAAAGGCCTTGCTCGTAATCATTCACAAAAACAGATGAGGTTATGTGCATTGCAGATACTAGGGCAAATCCCTCTTTTATTCCCGACTCCTTGGCAATGCTTTCAATCTGGGAGTGTATTGAAACTATCTCCTTATCTTTTTTCGTTTCCATCCACAAGTATTTTGTGAGTACTTTCATGAGCATAATCTTACTGCAACCATAAATAAAGCTTGTGGGCATTAAGTTACCATGGATGAACCAAAAATTCAGAACATAAAATGGACAGGGCTGCTGCTGCTTGCATGTGTAATCTGGGGGTCTACATTTTCACTTGTTAAAGACACTCTGTCCTATGTTGACACAACGGCAAATCTTGCAATTAGATACGCCATATCAACATTGGCATTTGGGGCTTACGTATTTTTCCAAAAAAACAAGGTTGGCAAAAGTGAGATTAAGCACGGCACAGTATTGGGGATTATACTTTTCTTTAGCATGTGGACCCAAACCTGGGGGCTAAATTTCACAACAGCCACAAACAGCGCATTTGTTACGGGGCTATATGTAATCCTGGTTCCTGTTTTCAGCACTGTTTTTCTAAAAAAATTTCCAGAAACCAAAATTATTGCAGCCATCTTGCTTGCAGTTGGAGGGCTTACCTTGCTTACAAATTTTTCAGGCAGCATGAATATTGGCGACATGGTGACACTTCTTACTGCTGCAGGTTTTGCCATCCATATTCTGTACACAGGCATTGCTGTCAAAAAATGCGGCATGGAGGGGATGGTTCTTGCCCAGATAGCATGCACTGCTGTATTGAGCATTGCAGCCATGTTGATTGCTGGAAAAGTGCCCCAATCAATGCCGCTTGTTACGCTTGCCAGCTTGGCATTTCTTGGGATATTTGCCACAGTTATTGCACTTATCATTCAGACTAGCGCCCAAAAATTTATAGAGCCGACAAAGGTTGCCCTTATATTTGCAACTGAGCCGCTGTTTGCTGCCTTTTTTGCCTTCTTGCTGCTGGGGGAAAAAATGGCTATGCTGCAGTGGCTTGGCGGCGTATTGATAATTGCAGCAATGCTCTTGCCTGAACGCAAAAACTAGGGCATAAGATAAAAAGAGAACTCACTTCTTTCTTGTCTTCCGTGATTTTGCAAGGCGCATTAGTTTTTTAACTTTGGATTGCTTTCCCTTGCTGCTCGGGCTTCGCCCTATCCGTCTTTTGGTTTTTGTCATTGAAGTTTTTTTTCTTAAGCGTGTTTTTGCCATTGTAATCACCTTAGGTGCATTGAAAAGCATGAATAGCGGATAGTTGAACTTGAAGAAAAATAAATAGTTGCTGGCCGAATTTGGACCCGGTGAAGGAGTGCCCCAAACTGGATTCCCGACGTCAGTCTTAACCTGCCGGAAGCTTTAGAGGTTATCTCCTACGCGCTGCCGCCAAACGCTTAATGGACGCAGGTTCCACGCACGCGAGTTATAGTCCATTCGCCACATTTATGGTAGAACGTCCAACAGAGGCTACAGCAGTCACATCCTTTCCAGGACAACCGAATTGTCCAAGATTGCAATCCAACGATCGCAAACAGCCAGCATAGTGATATTCAGCAAAGTGTATTTAAACCTTGCTGCATAGTATAAATGAATTACCATCTTAAGCAACAAATCCCAAATTGCTTAAAAAATCATGGATTATCTCCCCGTACATTGAAAGACTCCGGAGGTACACAAATTCCGTGTTTCCATGGTAATCTCCGCCTTTAGGCCCAAAAACCACTGAAACTATTCCTTTTTCGCTTGTCCATTTCATATCCGATGAGCCAGATTCGTAGCGAAGATTGCACTTTAGCCCAGTCCTTTTCTCAGCCATAGAAGCAAGTGTTCCGATGTATTCCTGTCCGGCAGCATCCAGTGGAATATTCACAAGAGGGGGATGGCGCTTTTCTACATTTGCCTTAAACGAATAAGATTGGCCTAGAAGACTTGTGTAATGTAAGATTTTGTCAACAGTCCCAGGGTCGGTGTAACGGATATCTAGAAATATTTCTGCCTCCCCTGGAACTGTGTTTTTTGAGTTTCCAAGATTTCTAAACTGCGTTGCGATAACTGATGGATTCCAAGGATCATCCTTAGAAGCCAGGTTGAATTCATTCTTGATAAATGAGTACAGGCTATATGCTGCCTCAATTGCATTGTTACCAAGATAAGGTCTTGAAGCGTGGCTAGGCTTGCCTGACACCAGCATGGATAGCCAAATCAAGCCTTTGTGCCCAACAGTTATGTCAAGCCCAGCATCATTATCAGACTGATTTGGCTCTGCGGATATTGCAAATTTAAAATTGTATCCCGCGTCTTCAAGCAAAAACTTAGTCCCGTTTTCACCGCCTGTTTCCTCATCAGATACGATAAACAAGGCGGCGTCTGGTTTTTTACTTGAAAATGAAAGTTCCCGGAAGACAGATAGAAGGGCTGCGACTCCGCCTTTGGCGTCTACGGCTCCTCTACCAAATAGCTTGTCGTCCTTTTCTACTGCAACGAATTGACCTGGTTCAGCAGAAACAACGTCAATGTGTCCATGAAGAAGCACTTTGAATTCTTTTTTGTCCTCGAACGATATTACAGTTGACTGTTTCCCTCCATGTTCGAATTCTTTTATTATCACCGGGCAGCCAGCAAAATAGTCCTTAATGTACTGGAGGCAATCCCCTATTTCTTTTTTATTGCCTCCGCATGAGGGGAATTCAACAAGCTCACGTGTCAATGACGATATTTCACCAAACTTGACGGAGAAGCCCCGATTTTCCTTTAAAGCATAAAATGGTGATCTGGAGCTCTTGTTTTTCTTTGTTTGCTCGACTTGAACTATACTAGTGACCCGTTCAACAAATGTTTCTAGATAAATCACCCATCCAAATACAATTTAGGTATCAAGTCTTATTATAATACTTATTGCTTTTTTTATTCTTACAAGAATATTTATATTTTTTTGGCCTTGCAATTTTATTAATAAATACTGCCTTGATAATTTACAAGCGCATTTGGGGCTGTGGGCTAACCTGGTATGCTGCCAGGTTCGGGAAAACCTTTTCCGTCTTCAGGGAAATTTACTTGCGGAAAAGTTTAGGAAAACCTGGTGATCTGAGTTCAAATCTCAGCAGCCCCACTGCCATATGGGGAACTGTGCATTTCAGATGCTCCCCCTGAGGCTTTCACCCCCTAAAGTTAAACACAAGCAACGAAAACGACTGCCATATGGGGAACTGTGCATTTCAGATGCTCCCCTTGAGGCTTTCAACCCAACCATAAGGGGAACGAAGCAATTCAAGTGCTCCCCTTGAGGTTTTCATCCCCTTTAGTTTTTCACCAGCAACGAACGACTGCCATATGAGAGAAATGTTAAACGAGGGCAATAAACTGGGATAAAATGGCGCAAGAAAAAAAACAGCCCCTGCTAATTGAGATGGAGCTCAGCCACAACTGCGAAAGCCTGGACAACTGCATGTTCTGCTTTAACACAAAAAGCAAGAGGTACGCAATTGCAAATAAAGAAGTGGGGCGGGAAGCGTATATGAAGATAAAAAAATTATTCTTGGATGAAATAGGGGAAAAGCTTGAAAAAAACAAGGATTTGAAAACAAGCATCTATACGATTGGTTGCAGGTAAATGCGCACAGAGTTTGCAAGGCAAGGGTATCTGCATCTGCCCCCACCTTCGCAGGTTTTTCCCCAAACCTACTTTTTTGGGAGCTCTTGGGGCAGTGCCGGGAGCTCAAAATCGGAATCTGAGACACGTAGATTGTATTGCTTTGCAACAAGTTTGAGCGTCCTGTATGAGCCAGAGCTTGGAGCGACAATTGATATGTATAGTGGTATTCCTTCCATTGTCCTGCATGTTTTTGATTCTGACAAATAGGTCAAATCCTGGAATTTGTAGCATTTTGTTTTGGCTCCAAGCATCACTTCGGTGCCTTCATAAGTGACTTTATATTCTCCAGGATTGTTTTCAACATCATTCTCAAATGCCTTTATTGCTTCAACAGTGCCCGATTTTTGCCTGTAGCACACCCACTTGCTTCTCTGGCTTATACAGACATACGCATCGTTGCTGATTAAATACGAGCGCAGCTCGATATTTTTTGACATCATATCGGTGCGAATTTTATCAGCGCCCTTTGTGTATATGACAATGCTTGCATTGGAGGACTCGACGCCATTAGGCATGTCGCTGTCGCTAATTTCATATTCCACCCTTGCCTCTGCAGTGTTGCCTCTTTTTATAAGTGACATGGACTCGTCAAAAGCGGCAGATTTTTTCTCGTTTTCCAATGAGGGTTGGGTGTTGTCTTTCTCTGGCTTGCCTGCTTTTCCATCTGGCTGGATGACTGTGGAGCAGCCAAATAACAGCAGGGCTATCATCAATGCCGCAATCACAGTATGCAAATTTCTGTTTCTCATCCAGATCATCATAAAAAATCAGTTTTCCTTGTATATTAATATTTGCTTGGACCGTACTGACGCGAGTCGGTTAATTGTTGTTGCCGAAGTATTGATTATTGCAGGATATTTCAAACAAACGACCTGTTGCAAAATGGCAGCATGAGAATGTCAAAGGAAAATTTCTCATCGGCTATGTTGCCTAATTTGTGGCTCTTTAAATACTCTTCAAGGCTTTTGAGCACAGCGAGGCTTTCGGTTTTATCCGAGTGCGGGAGCATTGGTTTGATTGTGAATACTGCATTGGTGAACAAACCCATAAATTCCGCAATGCCAAGTGGCTTGCCGCTGTCTATTAACTCTGCTTTTATCCTGAAGATTTGGAACCTTGCCGCAAGTGCGGCCACTTTCATGTAAAACCCCAAATGCGACCCATGGCTGTGTTTGTTTTGTGCCTTGGGGAGTTCGTCTGTAAGCTCAGCAGCCTCGCTGACACAGTTTAGGAAAGCCTGCTTGTCCAAATTTTGCCTTGAAAGTGAGTAAGACAGTTTTATCTGCCTGATGAGATCGCCATTGGCCATGTAATCAAGCAGGCGCGTGCATTCCTGAAATAGGATGTATTTTCGGACTTCAAATAGCAGCCCCGAATATTCCTCATCAGGAGTTATTTGTGACAGCTCCCTGAAACGCCTTTTTATTAGATTTCTTAGCTCTAAAGAATCATGGACAGCCCTAAGTTTGCTTATCAGAATCATTGACCGGATATTGTGAAGCTCGTGGCTGGGGCTGGTGTTTTTTAACCTGTCAAAAGCATTCGGCTTGTCATCAAAGAGCCCTGGCTGGCCTTTTGGCGTTTTTGACGGCAGATTATGAATCATGTCGTATTTTGTGGAAAATAAAGTATATAAATATGCCGCGTTTTGCAGCAGCATAGCAAAGTGAGACGAGGTGCAGGTCTGAATTCCGGCAAATAATAATCAACCCAACCTTTATATTTTTTATTTGGGAAGATGAGGGTGCGGGTGTCGCCTAGCGGTCAATGGCGCCAGGCTCAGAACCTGGTCTCTTAGTGGGTTCGTGGGTTCAAATCCCACCACCCGCATCCATGGGTGAAGAAAAAATTTTGAAGATTTTCAGTATGCAAACGATATCCTTATCCCGCACCATTTCCCTTATATTTATAAATTTCTAGT
Above is a window of Candidatus Parvarchaeota archaeon DNA encoding:
- a CDS encoding DMT family transporter; translation: MDEPKIQNIKWTGLLLLACVIWGSTFSLVKDTLSYVDTTANLAIRYAISTLAFGAYVFFQKNKVGKSEIKHGTVLGIILFFSMWTQTWGLNFTTATNSAFVTGLYVILVPVFSTVFLKKFPETKIIAAILLAVGGLTLLTNFSGSMNIGDMVTLLTAAGFAIHILYTGIAVKKCGMEGMVLAQIACTAVLSIAAMLIAGKVPQSMPLVTLASLAFLGIFATVIALIIQTSAQKFIEPTKVALIFATEPLFAAFFAFLLLGEKMAMLQWLGGVLIIAAMLLPERKN
- a CDS encoding thioredoxin family protein, translated to MVLLESKQKLKIGDVAPGFDLLGVDGKQHTTNGYRGAVALLVVFMCNHCPYVQAKFATMNSIANNYRGSGLAFVGINPNNNPDYPDDSFENMKKVASQNNFAFDYLFDGTQGVARDYGAVCTPDPFLFAAKDEKFILAYHGRFDDALNPGAIPATHEMQEAIEAVLAGKNPEFQFLPSRGCSIKWVEG
- a CDS encoding sulfite exporter TauE/SafE family protein; this translates as MDLLVGTAVFAVAFVAAFIDVMVGGGGLITVPALSVLGFPILSVIGTNRLYVVVFCATGLANYLRKKVNIDVKLVISLALVKMAGAAAGSFFVLNLPADLLRYTVVTFVSCVLILILALKVGGIRLSKFQGKKLHLIALVIFLVGFYEGVVGGGGGIIGRILLTSILGMGMLEAAAADLAYTIPSSALSSGIFILSGSVDFVLLVPMVAGGVLGAYTGTRIAIKKGDKWVERLLYAAVTLLLAKLLFMP
- a CDS encoding MGMT family protein: MTFGGKTAYLTKFQKSVLDACRKIPKGKTATYGQIAVMVGNPNAARAVGSVLAHNPFAPSIPCHRVIRSDGALGNYSASGGRGAKAALLKKEGAI
- a CDS encoding M20/M25/M40 family metallo-hydrolase; the encoded protein is MVFGWVIYLETFVERVTSIVQVEQTKKNKSSRSPFYALKENRGFSVKFGEISSLTRELVEFPSCGGNKKEIGDCLQYIKDYFAGCPVIIKEFEHGGKQSTVISFEDKKEFKVLLHGHIDVVSAEPGQFVAVEKDDKLFGRGAVDAKGGVAALLSVFRELSFSSKKPDAALFIVSDEETGGENGTKFLLEDAGYNFKFAISAEPNQSDNDAGLDITVGHKGLIWLSMLVSGKPSHASRPYLGNNAIEAAYSLYSFIKNEFNLASKDDPWNPSVIATQFRNLGNSKNTVPGEAEIFLDIRYTDPGTVDKILHYTSLLGQSYSFKANVEKRHPPLVNIPLDAAGQEYIGTLASMAEKRTGLKCNLRYESGSSDMKWTSEKGIVSVVFGPKGGDYHGNTEFVYLRSLSMYGEIIHDFLSNLGFVA
- a CDS encoding YjbQ family protein, with product MKVLTKYLWMETKKDKEIVSIHSQIESIAKESGIKEGFALVSAMHITSSVFVNDYEQGLWEDLMKWLEEIAPSKPDYKHHLTGETNADAHLKRSVLGHQVLVPITSGKLDLGPWEHIFYGEFDGRRKKRVIVKVFGE